The Vibrio alginolyticus NBRC 15630 = ATCC 17749 genomic sequence CAGCTTAGCCAGAGAGGTTTGAGCAGATTTGAGATCGGCTTGAGCTTGAACCAGTTTCAGTTCGTAATCGAGTGGGTCGATTCGCAAGATTTCTGTCCCTGCTTGCAACACTTGTCCTTTTTCCAGCTGCGGATGGCGGTAGACCACTTTCCCCGTCACTTCGGCTATCGCTTTCCATTCCACTTTTGGGGCGATCTTGCCAAACCCTATGGCTACTGGAGCAATGGCTTTGAGCTCAAGTGGAATCGTCTCGACCAACCGTGCACGATCTCCAGCGGGTTTTACGGGCAAATCTGGTTTGAGGCTAATCGCCAAAAACAGAATGACGACCCCCACCGCAAGAGCAGGAAAGAACAGCAGCTTTTTATTTATCTTCATATTGGTCGCCCGAGTCTAAAAATCCATGTTTCATCAGTTGTATGTTGTGTTCGAATAATCGGTTCAAGAAGGCTTCAGAAAGTTCAATGCCATGAATGGCGAGCAGTGCTGGTGGTGCCATAAAAGGAAATACCATCAAGCTGATGTAAGAGACGCGACAAAGTTGAGGGTCGGCGTCTTTTCGTAAAACGCCACTGTCGATCAACTTATCAAAGATCACACCTTGCATTGGCTTACTGATATCTGCGAAGACTTTTTCGAGCAGTTTGCGTTGGGTTTCCGATGGGGGCATATTCATAACTTGGGCAACTAAGCGTGGGAACTGTGGTACCTTGATCATTTCGCGGTAGTAGGTGCGCATTAGATCGAGAAAGTTTTGCTCGTTACTGTTGGATACCAACGTCTGCATCTGCTTTTGCATCGGTGACAGTGTTTCGCGCAACATGGTCTCGAACAAGCCTTCTTTGTTGCCAAAGTAGTAACGAATCATCGCCACGTTCACGCCTGCTTTCTGCGCGACTAGGCGAGTAGAGACCTTGTCATAAGCCATAATGGTGAAGAGTTCGCGCGCGTGGAAAATCAGTTTTTCCCTTGCGTCGATATTATCTGTGGGTCTTCCCGCCCTTCGATGCGCTTCCGTCACAATCTTCTCTCAAAATATTAAACATTTGATTAATTATAAGACGCTGATTTCTCATGCGACATGTGAAAAATTAATCAGTATTTAATCAAGTGATTAATTTGTGAAGAAGAGAAGTAAAAAAGAGCAGAAAGAACTGCTCTTTGAACAAATAGAAAAGTATTTACTTAGGAAGAACGGTCTTGTGAGGCTATATCACCCCCAACTTAACACACTCCAATTCGGTCTGTTGGCGTGTTCTTTTAGTTGTGGGCATGGATTTACCAGATAAGCGTAGTTCGCGTATTCACAAAGTGGTAAATCGTTGATTGAATCGGTATAGAAATGGATTTCGGAATAAGGCTCAGGCTGATTTTCTAGCCACTGTTTTAATCGCGTGACTTTGCCTTCACGATAACTCGGGATACCGTCGATTTCAGCAGTATAACGGTTGTTTTTCTCGATTAAATCAATTCCGAGTGCGGTTGGAATATTAAGACGGCGACCAACGGCTTCCACCAAAAAAGTGACGCTGGCAGAGATGATAACCATATCTATACCATCACGAGACAGTTGCTCAATCAGGGTTTTGGCTTGAGGGAACTGTTTAGGCAAAATATGGCTTTCAACACATTCTTCAACCAAGGCGTTTACTTCTTCAATCGGCATGTTTTCTAGTGGCTTCATGGAGAACGCTAGGTAATCTTCCATGTCCATTTTGCCTTCAGAGTACAAGGCCATTAGACGCTGATCTTCCATAATAAATAAAGGATCAGTCGCGATGCCTCTCTCAACCATAAACTCGTTCCAAATCATTGCGCAGTCGCCGTTTATTAGGGTTTCATCCATATCAAAAACATACAAAGGTTTGGACATGTTTAGGCTCTCACTGGTTGAATTTCGTTTAGGTTAAAGAGTAGCTCTAGTTGGCTGCCATTCGCTAGTAAGCGTTCTGAAGAGCGGTTAAGCAAGTCAACAGTGAGCTCACACTCTTCAACGTTCACTTGATAGCGAATAACATTACCTAGAAGCTGGTGGTTGGTGATCGTACCTACTTGTGGCGCTGAGATGTGGCTATCATATTGACGACCTTGCTCTTTTACATATATAGACTCTGGGCGAATCGCTACTTTCCATTCGGTATCAATGTTGAAGAGTTGCTTGGCTTTATTGGCCTCTACAAGGTTGTAGTGCCCCATGAAACCGGCCACAAACTCGTTAGCAGGATGAGTATAAATTTCTTCAGGTGTTCCTGCTTGAACAATTTCCCCTTTACTCATTAGGAAGATACGATCAGACATAATCATCGCCTCTTCTTGGTCATGAGTTACGAAGATAGTGGTGAGATTCATCTCTTTCTGAATGTCTCGGATTTGCTGACGAAGGTGTTTGCGTATTTTGGCATCAAGCGCAGAAAGTGGCTCATCAAGCAATAATATGCGAGGTTTCACCACCAACGCTCGAGCGAGTGCGACACGCTGGCGCTGACCGCCAGAAAGTTGATGCGGATAGTGTTTTTCTTTACCTGCCAGATCCACCAGTTTGATGACTTTAGCCACTTCACGTCGAATATCATCATTCGCAAGCTTTTTCATTTTTAAGCCAAATGCAATGTTGCCTTCGACGGTCATATTGGGAAACAGCGCATACGATTGAAAGACCATCCCAATACCACGCTCTTGCGGGACTTGATGCGTGATATCTTCTCCGTTTACCCAAATCTCGCCTCCATCGACAGGGTTAAGCCCAGCAAGGCTGCGAAGTAGTGTCGATTTACCACAACCGCTAGGGCCCAAAAGCGTAATGAATTCACCTTGCTCGATGTTAAAGTGAATATCCTCAAATACGGTGTTATCACCAAAACGTTTAGTTAGATTTTTCGCTGTTACGTAGCTCATTGTTTGACTCCTCGGCTGAAACGACTTGCCAACCAAGTCAGTAAAAAAATAAATAGGAAGTAGGTCATCACTAAGGCAGACGTAAAGTGGCCGCTCGTCTGACGCATGTTATACAAGTAGATTTGCAGGGTTTCATAACGTGTGCCGACTAAAATATTGGCGAACACAAACTCTCCCAATAGAAATGAAAATGAAAGGAAAAGCGATGCCATCAGTCCTTTTTTGAGGTTAGGTAAAATGACCATCAAAAACGCTTTGGTTGTGCTTGCTCCTAGCAAGTGTGCAGCGTCCATTAAATCGTTAAGGTTAATTGCTTCGAAGCTATTAGAAATCGCACGATACATGAACGGTAACGCGATGGTGAAGTAAGTACCTACTAGAATCCAAGGAGTACCGATAAGGGAGATTTCACTGTCAGCATAAAGTTGAAGCAAGCCGACGGAGGACACCACTGGTGGTACAGCGAATGGTAGCAAAATCAATACGTTCATGAGCTTATCGAGCCTTGGAAAGTAGTAAAACACCACGAATATCGCTGGCAGAACTAGAATCACACTGAGGGTTAGCGAAGCAATACAAATAAACAGCGAACGCCCAAACGCTTGCAAAAAGCGTGGGTCGGTCAGCAATTTAACGTACCAATCAAAAGTGAAACCATCTGGAAGCACCGTGGCGCCCCAGCGTGATGAAAGCGAATAGACAAAGGTCGCTAAAATCGGGATGAGCATGATCCCAACAATGGAATAAACCACCGTTTTATGGAATCGAGTATTAACGTTGTTCATGACTACTTCCTACCTGCATAGCTTTTCGAAATGAGCCATTGGTTAATCACTGTGATAAAGGCAAGTAACGCCATTAGAATCACCGAAATTGCAGCGGCGAGATTAGGTTCAAGGAACAGGTCTCCCGATACCAGACTCGCAATTCTAATTGTGATGACGTTATAGTTACCGGAGGTCAGCGCATAAACACTCGCATAAGCGCCAATTGCGTTGGCTATTAAGATAATAAAGGTACCGAATAAGGCTGGTGAGAGCACTGGCAGCGCGATTTTCGCCCAATACTGTGATGTTTTGGCTCCCAGTAGCGCAGCAGCAGCTTGCCAATCATCACTCAACGCGTCGAACGCAGGGTAGAGCAACAATACCGCCAGCGGGATTTGGAAGTAGATGTAAATGGCCAGCAGGCCCCATTTACCATAAAGGTCGAAATCACCGAGTAAGCCATACTGCTTGAGCAAAAGGGTAATCGCCCCATTGGTGCCCAAAATAATAATAAAAGCGAATGACAGAGGTACGCCTGCAAAGTTGCTGCTCATGTTCGTAAACGCAATCACACCGTCGCGGACTTTAGAATCGACTCTGCGCAGAGAAGAGACCAACAGAGTCGCAATGGCTAAGCCAAAAATGCTCGACCATACAGCTAACCACAAACTGTTGCCAAACGCCTGCATCATAAAGGCGGAGTCGAGCACTTCAATGTAGTTATCGAAGGCAAACTCGCCATCGTAGATAAAGCTGTTTAACAGTACCCAAATCATCGGTGCGAGTTGAAATAGATAGAAAAACAGTGCGAAAGGCGCCAACCAAATGGCTGGCTTAAAGCGCTTTAACCAAGTACTTGCCAAATTTGAACGTGATTCGCTGGAGCTTGGGGAGAGGACTGAACTGCTCATAGTGCTAACAATTCCTGAGTGTATGGCTTCGTGTGGTCAAGGTTTAGCAATTGACAAACGGTGCCACAAATATCAGTTTGCTTAATATGACAATCTTGATGGGTAAACTTATCACCAATGACAAACAGGGGAACTTCTCGCTCTTCAGGTAAAATCCCACCGTGAGAAAGATCGTTGTTCATGCCATGATCGCTGGTCACAATGATTTGATACCCATCAGCAAGCCATTGATCGATGTAGTTGGAAAGAATAATGTCTGCACCTCGCACACAATTGCGGTATTGGCGAGAGTCTAGGCCAAACTTATGTCCTGTATCGTCGATATTCATCGGATGGATCAATAAGAAATCAGGTTGATAGTTTCGACGTAAATACTCTGCGTCCAGGAACAAGGCTTCATCAGGATAATGATCCCAATGGTAAAAGCAGCCGTGCTGGATATTCAGGGTTTCATCATGCGTGAAACGATCGCGAACAGGTTCAAATGGCGCGCGATTATAAAGCTCACTTACCCAGTGGTAGGCAGCCGCAGCGGTCACTTTTCCTTGGGCTTTTGCCAAACTGAAAATGGAATCGTGTTTGGATAGACGAACGATATTGTTGTTTACGATGCCGCTTTCTACAGGGCGAACGCCCGTTAAAATGCACTCATAAAGTGGGCGAGACATAGAGGGCAGCTCACACTGCACAGGATAAAGCGTTGCGCGAGTTTCTTGTTGGGAACGACGTTGTTCTAGAAGACCATTGAGGTAGCCCATGCAATCACGGGCTACCTGATAGTTCAGTCCATCTAGAACAACAAGGATGACCTTATTGCTCATAACGACTTACTCTTATTGCTGGTGGATTAAGACACTTTCTTGCCATTGACGTGGCAGCTTACGTGCGGACTTTTCCCAAGCTGAGAAGTCAGTCACTGGGTGAACATTGCTGTATTGGTCATTAGCAATTAGCTTGTCTTGCACTGCTTGAGGCAGTGTGATGTTGGTGCGGATTGGACGCGCATAACCTTCTGCTAAGTTGATTTGCCCTTGATCGCTGAAGATGTATTCACGAGCAAGCTTTGCTGCATTAGGGTTCTTCGCGTATTTATTGATTATGGTTGTATAACCAGAAATCACAGAGCCATCTTGAGGAATGCTCACTGTAAAGCGGTCGCGGTCAATTTTGTCGCGGTAGTTCAATGCATTGAAGTCCCACATGATCGCCACTTCAACTTCGCCTTTTTCTAGGTTGGCGATGTTCGGATCGGTAAATGAAAGACGACCTTGCTTCGCGAGTTCTGAAAAGAATTTGAGCGCAGGCTTGAGGTTGGATTCGTCCCCACCGTTGGCGAACGCTGCGGCGAGAACCGCGTTGTTTGCCTGTGCTGCTACGCCTACGTCACCTACGGTCACTTTGTAGTCGCCTTTTAATAGGTCATCCCACGTTTTTGGCGCGTCTTTTACGAGGTTATTGTTGGAGATAAAAGAAATAGTGCCAGTGTAGGCAAGTGCCCAATGACCATCTTCGTCTTTTGCCCAATCTGGGATGTCATTCCAAGTTGTTGGTTTATATGGCTGAGTGACGCCTTTTTTAACCGCTACACGTGCGAAGGCAAAGCCTACGTCACCAATGTCTGCGGTCGCGTTTTTCTTCTCAGCTTCGAATTTTGCGATTTCTTGAGCCGAGCTCATATCCGTGTCTTGGTGCTTAAGGTTGTAATTTGACTTTAAATCAGCCCAAGTGTCTTTCCAGTTTGCCCAACTGTCAGGCATACCCACACTGTAAACCGCCCCTTCTTTTTGTGCTGCTGCTACCAAAGATTCAATATCGGCTTCTTTCGCTACTGTTGGCGTAGCGAGCGTTACCGCAATGATTGCCGCTGGTGCGGTAATTGAACGACTTAGCAAAGTTTTCATTGTCTCCATCCTTCTGGACTAGGTCAGTAAGTTCGCTTTGTATGCTATGGATGGAATGTGACGATTTAGCGCAAGTAATTTGACAGTTTTGCTGATTTTATATGGCACTTATATTTCATACGTTCAGTATGTGTTCTGTTGATTAATGTCATATTTTTGTTACGTAAACGCCTTATGTTATTCGTCAAATTATCGTTGGACTAGATCAGAATGAGAGCGACAGGCACCGGACAATTTGGTACCCAATTAGGAAAAATTAGAAGCAGCTTAAAACAGCAGATTCTTTCCGGCATCATGTCGGAAGGACAAAAACTGCCGTCAGAGAGAGAGCTCAGTGAGCTGTTTTCTACAACTCGAATCACTATCAAAGATGCGTTGGTGTCTTTAGAAACTGAAGGTCTTATTTATCGAGAAGAGCGCCGGGGTTGGTATGTATCTCCTGAGCGTATCTGTTACAACCCGTTGTCTCGTTCTCACTTCCATCAGATGATTCGAGAGCAGCATCGTATTGCAGAAACTAAGTTACTCAACGTGCGAAGTGAAATGGCCGCAGGTGAGTATGCCAAATCGTTAGAGGTGGAGCTAATTACCCCAATTTATGTAATTGAACGGTTACGTTTTATTGATGGGCGAGCGGTATTGTTTGTTGAGAACGTGCTCAAAGCGGCACTGTTTGAGGGTATATTGTCTGAGAACCTCACCATGTCCCTGACGGGCATTTATCGTGAGAAGTATGGTTACGAGACAAAGCGCTCTCGTTTTGATGTGATTCCCACGTCAGCTCCTGCTCATGTCGCTAAGGCGTTGAACCTAGTTGAAGGACAACCCGTTCTGAAAATTCGGCGGGTAAACTACAAACAAGATGGGCATTTAATGGACTGCGAATTCGAGTATTGGCGTCCAGACGCAGTGATGATTCGCATTGATAGCGTAGGATAAAGCGCAGAATTAAAAAGAGCCCAATGAAGGGCTCTTTTTCGCATATTGGTTAGAGAGGCGGTTTAAACGAGGCCTTGCTCTTTCGCCATTCTGCTTGCAATGCCGGGTGCTTTCCAAATGCTTGGCAGCAAAATGAAAGACACAGGCACGGCGGTAATCACAATGAAAGACTGCAATGCAGAAATACCACCAGAGCCCATTGAGATGAGCGCAATAGCGACAATACCCATAATCAGACCCCAGAACGAGCGAATCACTGCGTTTGGTTCTGTTGAGCCCGTCATCACTACACTGATTGTGTAAGTCATCGAGTCACCCGTCGTCACGATAAATGTTGTCGTTAAGATCAGGAACAGAACCGAAATGATCATTGGGTAAGGTAATTCACCAGTAATCGCTAGCAGTGCTGCAGGCAAGTTAAAGCCTTCAAACGCAGATGAAATCAAACCAGGGTTATCAAGTTCAAACGCAAGGCCACTGCCACCAACGATACTAAACCAGAAGCAAGTAATCAGCGGTGCCGCGATGCTAATAGACATGATTAATTGGCGAATTGTACGACCACGAGAGATACGAGCAATAAAGATCGCCATCATTGGGCCATAACCGATAAACCAACCCCAGAAGAATACTGTCCACCAACTTAGCCAGCCTGTATCACCACGGTAAAGTGCCATAGGGAAGAAGTTATCCACCATACGACCAACGCCTTGCACGTAGCCATCAACGATAAAGCTTGTCGGCCCGAAGAACAGGATGTAACCAATTAATAGTACAGACAAAATGATGTTGTAACGACTGACGATTTGAATACCCTTGCTCAAACCGCTCAGTGCGGAAAGGGTATACATCAGGATCGCCGCCATAATAACCATACTTTGCGTTACGAACGTATCTGGCAGGCCAAACAATGAGTTTAGCGCGTAGCTAATTTGTAAACCTAAGAAGCCGATAGGACCGATGGTTCCTGCTGCTACTGCAATGATGCTACATGCGTCAGCAACATCACCAATCCAGCCTTTAATGGCTTTATCACCAAACACAGGGTAAAGCAGAGTACGCGGCTTAAGAGGCAGGCCTTTATCGTAATGCAAGTGCATTAAGACAATGGAAGATAGACCACCAAGGATCGCCCAAGCTAAGAAGCCCCAGTGCATAAAAGACTGAGATAGGGCATTGATTGCGGCAGTTTTCGGTGAGGCTTCCCCGTATAGAGGCGGAGCAGTCACAAAGTGCGCGATAGGCTCAGCTGCGGCCCAGAACACACCACCACCTGCAAGTAGAGTACAGAGTACGATTGACAACCACTTAAAGTTATCAATATCAGGTTTCGCTAGACCACCTAGGCGCACATAACCAGTGCGACCAAACGCAAGAGCCAAACCAATTAGGAAATTCAGAAGAAGCAGTACTTGCCAGTAAGCTCCGAAATATTTAGTAGCAAAGCCGAAGCCGGTGTTAACCATTGCGGTTAGAAAGTCGGTATTCGTTAGAGCAAGTAAAACGAATAGAGTGAGGAAGCTACCACTTAACCAAAAGACAGGATTGGTGAGTTCGAGGCGCTTGAGTAAAGATGGGGGATGAATAGCAGAATAGTCAGCATCCTGAATAGGCGCTGTGTGGGAGGCGGCATTCGTCATATTTGACATAATTACTTCGCTTTTTAGGGCTATGAAGCCGTGCATTTCCCCTCACATCGTTTCAACGAAAAGTGTGAGGATGTTCAAAAAGCCGATGATGTTAACATGTCGAAGTTGCAAATATAACCTTAGATTTCGATTAATTTTTAACAGGTTAGCCAAGTTGCTGATTTTTGGGTAGAGATCAAAAGAAAGAGTTTTTACGTGAAATGCACCGCATTTCGTATGTAATTAACATTTCCCTTATTTTTGCATGGGTTTATCAGGATTACATTGAGAAACATGTTTTTCCCAAGCTAAGGTTTAACTCGATGGCTCACTTCGAACTTAACGGGCAGTGGATGCTTACCTCGCCACAGCGTCCCAATCTTGAAATTCCAATGTTTATTCCGGGCGATAATGTGTCGGCGCTTTTACAAGCAGAGCAGATTCCAGATCCTTATTTTGCCGATAATGAAAACAAAGTTCGATGGATTGAAGAGTGTGAGTGGCATATCTCACGTGAGTTTGACGTCGACGCGTTTACGTTGTCTGCCAAGCAAATTTGGATGACGCTAACTCGTGTCGATACCTTGGCAACCTTCTATGTTAATGGTGAGTTAGCACTAACTTGCAGCAACATGTTTACCCAGCAACGTGTGGATATTAAACCGCATTTAAAGCAAGGTACTAACACGATTCGGGTTGAGTTTGCTCGGGTGGATTTAGAAGGTATCGCAAGAGCAAAAAAACTGCCATTTCCTATTCCATCGGCAATGGGCAACAACCAAATTCCACACATGAACTTGATCCGCAAAACACAATGCCATTCCGGATGGGACTGGGGCATTTGCTTGATGGTATCGGGTATTTACGACCCCATTCAAATCGACATTGTGAATGAGCTTTGGCTCAAAGGCTTCTCGACAGAGCAGCAATGGCAAGCCGATGGGAGTGTGTTTCTTGATGTAGTAGTTGAAGTGGAAACGGACAGTCAACGCCATGAAATGATGGTTGAATTTAATGGTGAGCGTCAATGTATTCAAACAAAAGGAAGTGGTCACTATCATTGCCAGTTCCACATTTTGGAGCCTCAACGCTGGGGGCCATCGGGTTATGGCGAAGCGTATCTCTATCCCATTACCATTTATTGCAGAGAGCAAAAGTTAACGCACAACATTGGTTTGCGTCAGTTAACTCTAAATAATCAAGCTGATGAGCACGGCTCTGCAATGGAATTTATCGTCAATGGCGTACCGATTAATGCTAAAGGTGCCAACTGGATCCCTATTGACGCAATGCCGGGGCGAGAGTGCGAAACACGTTATCGCAACCTTTTGCAAAGTGCGGTTGATGCCAACATGAACATGATTCGCGTATGGGGCGGTGGTCAGTACGAGACTGAAACCTTTTATAACCTTTGTGATGAACTTGGCTTGTTGGTGTGGCAAGACATGATGTTCGCCTGCTCGTTGTACCCATCAAACGACGAGTTTTTAAAAGAGGTAGAAGAAGAACTTAGATTCCAAATCCCGAGGCTCAAGGAGCACCCATCAATCGCACTTTGGTGTGGTGACAATGAAGTGATTGGAGCTATTGGTTGGTATGACGAATCTAAGCGCAGCAAAGTCAAATACACGGTAAACTACGATCGCCTCAACCGCATGATTGAGAAGGAGATTACCGAGCAAGATAGCACTCGCCGTTTCTGGCCAAGTTCCCCATGTAATGGTGAACTGGATTTCGGTGATGCGTGGCATGATGATAGTAAAGGCGATATGCACTTTTGGGACGTTTGGCATTCAGGAAAATCATTCAGTGCCTACGTTGACGTGAATCCTCGTTTTTGCTCTGAGTTTGGTTTTCAATCTTGGCCATCTTTTGCTGAAGTTAAGCGGTTTGTCCCTGAGCAAGACTGGAATATTACATCCCCAACTTTCGAACAACATCAGAAGAACCCTCGTGGTAATAGTATTATTACAGAGATGTTCACGCGCTATTTTCGTTTTCCCTCTGGATTTGAGAACATGCTGTATTTAAGTCAAGTTCAGCAGGCAATCGCGATCAAAACTGCATGCGATCATTGGCGTGCCATTTCTCCAGTTTGTCGCGGCATGCTGTACTGGCAACTCAACGACAATTGGCCTGTCAGTTCTTGGTCTAGTTTGGAATACAGTGGTAGATGGAAGCAGTTGCACTACCATGCAAAACGCTTTTTTGCGCCGCAGTATTTGGTATTTTCCGAGCATACAGGCGAGTTGAGCCTACATTTGCTCAATGATGCGAAAGAGTCCGCAAGCGTCAACGCATTGCTCAAGTGGTTAGATTGGCAAGGGGAAGAAAAGCAATGTTGGAGCTTAGAACAAACAGTCATAGCAGACAGCAATACGATTTTGTGGCAGTTGGATGAATTGATCGAGAAGGATGAACTTACGTCAGGCTTCTTCTATGTTGAAGCGCAAATCGGTGAAGACAGAATAAGCAACACATGGTTTAGTACTCACGAGCTAAAAACCTTGCCGATAGCGAAAGCCAATATAGATGTCTCTATTGAAGGGAGGCGAATTACATTGATTGCGGATAAGCCTGCGTTTTTTGTTCATTTGGAGAGTGATGCTGATGGAAGGTTCAGTGACTCCAGTTTTACTCTGTTGGCCAAGGTTCCAATGACGGTTGAGTATTTAGGTGATCATGTTTCAGGTATGCAGCAGTCGTTGAGGGTATACCACCTTAATGATTAAAGCGGGCATAGAACATCTACATGCTGACAACTAAAAAGGGAGCGTTTGCTCCCTTTTTAGTTACCAAGTATCCGTTATTAAGCTCAGGTTGAGACAGAAGACTATTTAAGTTTCTGATGGACCCGATAGCTAACGACAAAGCCAATGTAGAATAGTGCAGCAAGAGTAATCACTGCCGTCGCGTACGCCAGCAGGCTGTTTAACCCTAAACCAAAAGCCAAAGTGAAGGCGATACCATGAATGGCTTCCGCAGGGATTCGGTACCAAGCAGAGTGGACGGAAGATCCGAAGAGGATAAAGGTACTAAGTAAGACAATCGTGCCGCCTATAAAGCCGACCCATCTGCTGTTGTTCATGTTGCAGTCTCAGGGGTTACCGAGGTAACGTAACAAAATATTTCAGGATCGTATTATACAACCGATCATCGCGAAAAGCGCTAGAGAAATTTCGCGGATAAAACAGAGTGTTTTAATTCGAACAAAAGAATACGACCATAGCCAACTTAATACAGGAATAACAAAACATGTTGAGATTTATACAACGTCGTCGCATTAAGAAAGTGATTAAACTAATGAGTACC encodes the following:
- a CDS encoding beta-mannosidase, translating into MAHFELNGQWMLTSPQRPNLEIPMFIPGDNVSALLQAEQIPDPYFADNENKVRWIEECEWHISREFDVDAFTLSAKQIWMTLTRVDTLATFYVNGELALTCSNMFTQQRVDIKPHLKQGTNTIRVEFARVDLEGIARAKKLPFPIPSAMGNNQIPHMNLIRKTQCHSGWDWGICLMVSGIYDPIQIDIVNELWLKGFSTEQQWQADGSVFLDVVVEVETDSQRHEMMVEFNGERQCIQTKGSGHYHCQFHILEPQRWGPSGYGEAYLYPITIYCREQKLTHNIGLRQLTLNNQADEHGSAMEFIVNGVPINAKGANWIPIDAMPGRECETRYRNLLQSAVDANMNMIRVWGGGQYETETFYNLCDELGLLVWQDMMFACSLYPSNDEFLKEVEEELRFQIPRLKEHPSIALWCGDNEVIGAIGWYDESKRSKVKYTVNYDRLNRMIEKEITEQDSTRRFWPSSPCNGELDFGDAWHDDSKGDMHFWDVWHSGKSFSAYVDVNPRFCSEFGFQSWPSFAEVKRFVPEQDWNITSPTFEQHQKNPRGNSIITEMFTRYFRFPSGFENMLYLSQVQQAIAIKTACDHWRAISPVCRGMLYWQLNDNWPVSSWSSLEYSGRWKQLHYHAKRFFAPQYLVFSEHTGELSLHLLNDAKESASVNALLKWLDWQGEEKQCWSLEQTVIADSNTILWQLDELIEKDELTSGFFYVEAQIGEDRISNTWFSTHELKTLPIAKANIDVSIEGRRITLIADKPAFFVHLESDADGRFSDSSFTLLAKVPMTVEYLGDHVSGMQQSLRVYHLND